A genomic stretch from Anoplolepis gracilipes chromosome 16, ASM4749672v1, whole genome shotgun sequence includes:
- the Prp4k gene encoding uncharacterized protein Prp4k — translation MGTSDLEGSEYKREPLGLDSDTDGMSDQRKKKKRKHKHHKHKKEKLIEREDERLDRQERRKHKKHKRQKKDKEIENGIDEKLITNVIHKEVDMNGKTKTSVLEVVSEESEDEKLVDLDSDEVDCTIIEDDIDLEELMKQKERLQACLVQYLSDESEKGEDKELQEDEETKITTETPDVILVEDDSDTNDVPLKKRTRSKSSSRERKKVVKVERRVIVDMTRDRKTREQHKDKRRDSDRKKDDKVRPREEGKREETRKDDRTPRKVNERQKDDTRKEESNRKADEDQQRRKDISKRDEMRKRESDRREENRRREPTRHSSKPRNNEAKNSDCKSRDRLGSRERQDNRDQHINHDRRSRDRPSSRERRHASRDKRDSRSKDRHGNRDRHDDSRDRRDNRYHDHRIEDRGRSSARRSRSPIRNRMERERNDRYKRSRSPSRSRRDRDKQQVRDHIRDREKDRDRNSKRERNDKYKDSLSEGLKVEHSDSSSEEDIKDINIEEDEDEEAIIERRRKQREELLKRLNGPNEDSNMSADVNVAASPESQSNISQKSIEIPSNNNESILESHTPPLPTEKLESPPPAKKRKSRFEDASPNESDKTGNIKISEKFKQEEKQTSKKSNEWDMFAEADNIGDFNSPTVEGKRQGGPDNPSLTDNWDDAEGYYRVRVGETLDMRYIVYGYTGQGVFSNVVRARDTARGNLDVAVKIIRNNEIMHKTGLKELEILRKLNDFDAEDRFHCLRLFRHFFHKNHLCMVFEPLAMNLREVLKKYGKDVGLHVKAVRSYTQQLFLALKLLKRANILHADIKPDNILVSESKLVLKLCDFGSASHAHENEITPYLVSRFYRAPEIILGIPYDFGIDMWSVGCTIYELYTGKIMFSGKTNNQMLKYFMDLKGKMPNKLIRKGTFKDQHFDSNCNFLYHEVDKVTEREKVVVMSTLPATRDLSAELGGNSLPPEQNRKVGQLKDLLERTLMLDAGKRITVNHALAHPFIQEKI, via the exons ATGGG TACGTCAGATTTAGAAGGCTctgaatataaaagagaacCCTTAGGATTAGATTCTGACACGGATGGAATGTCTGatcaaagaaagaagaagaaaagaaaacacaAGCATCATAAgcataagaaagagaaattaattgaaagagAAGATGAACGATTGGATAGGCAAGAAAG acGTAAGCATAAAAAACACAAGAGACAGAAAAAAGATAAGGAAATAGAAAATGGTatagatgaaaaattaatcaccAATGTAATACATAAAGAAGTTGATATGAATGGTAAAACAAAAACATCTGTATTAGAAGTTGTTTCAGAAGAAAGCGAAGATGAAAAGTTAGTTGATTTAGATTCAGATGAAGTAGATTGTACAATCATAGAAGATGATATTGATCTTGAAGAGCTAATGAAACAAAAG GAACGATTGCAAGCATGTTTAGTACAATATCTTTCGGATGAATCTGAAAAAGGAGAAGATAAGGAGTTACAAGAAGATGAGGAAACAAAAATAACGACAGAAACACCTGATGTAATATTAGTAGAAGATGATAGTGACACCAATGATGTACCATTGAAAAAACGAACCAGGAGCAAATCGAGCAGCAGGGAACGTAAGAAAGTGGTAAAGGTCGAAAGACGTGTTATAGTTGATATGACTAGAGACAGAAAAACTCGCGAACAGCATAAAGATAAGAGAAGAGATTCCGATAGGAAAAAAGACGACAAAGTCCGTCCTAGAgaggaaggaaagagagaagaaactCGAAAAGACGATAGAACTCCACGGAAGGTTAACGAAAGGCAAAAGGACGATACGAGAAAGGAGGAGTCCAATAGAAAAGCAGACGAAGACCAGCAAAGGCGTAAAGATATCTCAAAAAGGGATGAGATGCGAAAAAGAGAATCGGACAGACG AGAAGAAAATCGAAGACGAGAACCTACTCGTCACAGTTCAAAACCTCGTAACAATGAGGCCAAGAATTCAGATTGTAAAAGTCGTGACAGATTAGGAAGTCGCGAACGTCAAGACAATCGAGATCAACACATCAATCACGATCGACGCAGTCGCGACAGACCATCGAGTAGAGAACGTCGTCACGCTAGTCGTGATAAGAGGGATAGTCGAAGTAAAGATCGGCATGGAAATAGAGATCGACACGATGACAGTCGCGATCGACGAGACAATCGGTATCACGATCATCGAATTGAAGACCGGGGTCGCAGTAGCGCGAGGAGATCGCGTAGTCCTATTCGAAACAGAATGGAAAGAGAACGAAATGATCGGTATAAGAGATCTAGATCGCCTTCCCGAAGTCGTAGAGATCGAGATAAGCAACAAGTCAGAGACCATATCAGAGACCGCGAAAAGGATAGAGACAGAAACAGCAAAAGAGAGcgtaatgataaatataaggaTTCTTTATCGGAAGGTCTTAAAGTAGAGCATTCGGATAGCTCAAGTGAAGAAGACATCAAAGATATCAATATTGAGGAAGATGAAGATGAAGAAGCGATTATAGAACGTCGACGAAAACAAAGAGAAGAATTGCTCaaa AGGCTAAATGGACCAAATGAGGATTCAAATATGTCTGCCGATGTAAATGTCGCTGCTTCTCCAGAAAGCCAGTCtaatatatcacaaaaatcTATAGAAATTCCATCCAATAACAATGAATCTATATTGGAAAGTCATACTCCGCCACTGCCCACAGAAAAGTTAGAATCTCCGCCTCCAgccaagaaaagaaaatctaGATTCGAGGATGCATCACCCAATGAATCTGACAAAACTGGAAACATCAAAATATCTGAGAAATTTAAACAAGAAGAAAAACAAACTTCGAAAAAATCGAATGAATGGGACATGTTTGCAGAAGCAGATAATATCGGAGATTTTAAT AGTCCGACGGTTGAAGGAAAACGTCAAGGAGGACCAGATAATCCTAGTTTAACGGATAACTGGGACGACGCGGAAGGATATTATCG tGTACGCGTTGGAGAAACACTAGATATGCGATATATAGTCTATGGATATACAGGACAAGGTGTATTCAGCAATGTTGTGAGAGCGAGAGACACCGCTAGGGGAAATTTGGATGTAGCtgtgaaaattataagaaacaaTGAGATAAT GCACAAAACCGGTTTAAAAGAGTTAGAAATTCTCAGGAAGCTGAACGATTTTGATGCAGAGGATAGATTTCATTGTTTGCGTCTATTTAGGCATTTCTTTCACAAAAACCACTTGTGCATGGTTTTCGAACCTTTAGCCATGAATTTAAGAGAG gttttaaaaaaatatggcaAAGACGTTGGTTTACATGTTAAAGCGGTAAGGTCGTATACGCAGCAACTTTTTCTAGCACTAAAGTTATTAAAACGTGCAAATATTCTGCATGCTGACATCAAACCGGATAATATTCTAGTCAGTGAAAGCAAGTTAGTACTGAAACTCTGTGATTTTGGTTCCGCATCGCACGCCcatgaaaatgaaataacaCCATACTTGGTCTCAAGATTTTATCGTGCGCCCGAAATTA TTCTTGGTATACCGTATGATTTTGGCATTGACATGTGGTCTGTGGGGTGCACCATATACGAGCTTTATACGGGAAAGATAATGTTTTCGGGGAAAACGAACAATCAAATGTTGAAGTACTTTATGGATCTAAAGGGCAAGATGCCGAACAAACTAATTCGAAAGGGGACATTTAAGGATCAACATTTTGACAGTAACTGCAATTTCCTGTATCACGAGGTTGATAAAGTTACGGAACGG GAAAAGGTTGTCGTAATGTCGACACTGCCAGCGACTCGTGATCTCAGCGCGGAACTCGGTGGCAATTCTTTACCACCAGAACAAAATCGCAAAGTTGGACAACTGAAGGATTTGCTGGAACGAACGCTGATGCTGGACGCAGGGAAGAGGATCACAGTAAATCACGCCCTGGCGCATCCctttatacaagaaaaaatatag
- the LOC140674362 gene encoding inositol monophosphatase 1, protein MFTVIDECYIEVLRLVKQAGSIINEKIYQPKEVVTKSSEIDLVTEWDQKVEKLLINGISSKYPDHKFIGEESTAMGQKVELTNAPTWIIDPIDGTMNFVHGLPHTCISVALLINKTAEIGIVYNPILDQLFTARKGQGAFLNGAPIHVSDKKELRNSLLMLETGTSRDPEQLEAILQNINKLITRVHGIRTLGSAALNICMVALGGADIYFEFGIHAWDFAAGELIVREAGGVSIDPAGGPLDVLSRRALCASSMELAQELSKLITQYYPERD, encoded by the exons ATGTTTACTGTTATCGACGAGTGTTACATCGAGGTTTTACGGCTTGTGAAACAGGCCGGTTCG attattaatgaaaagatttaTCAACCCAAAGAGGTAGTCACAAAATCGAGCGAGATCGATTTAGTTACAGAATGGGATCAAAAGGTAGAGAAGCTTTTAATTAACGGAATATCATCCAAATATCCTGATCATaa atttaTCGGCGAAGAAAGTACTGCCATGGGCCAGAAGGTAGAACTAACAAATGCGCCAACTTGGATAATCGATCCGATCGACGGCACAATGAATTTCGTTCACGGTTTACCGCACACGTGCATATCGGTTGCACtgcttattaataaaacggcGGAAATAGGAATAGTATACAATCCAATATTGGATCAGCTTTTCACCGCTCGTAAGGGTCAAGGCGCTTTTCTTAATGGAGCTCCGATTCATGTGTCTGACAAAAAGG AATTGCGTAATTCACTGTTAATGCTAGAAACAGGAACGAGCAGAGATCCGGAACAATTGGAagcaatattgcaaaatataaataagcttATAACACGTGTTCATGG AATCCGAACTCTTGGTTCAGCAGCTTTGAATATATGCATGGTAGCCCTTGGTGGTgctgatatttattttgaatttggTATACACGCATGGGATTTTGCCGCCGGAGAGCTTATTGTTCGAGAAGCAGGCGGTGTGTCGATAGATCCAGCTG GAGGTCCGCTTGATGTGCTGAGCAGAAGAGCACTGTGCGCGTCATCGATGGAATTAGCTCAAGAACTTTCCAAACTAATAACTCAATATTATCCAGAACGAGATTAA